A part of Larimichthys crocea isolate SSNF chromosome VII, L_crocea_2.0, whole genome shotgun sequence genomic DNA contains:
- the LOC109142013 gene encoding uncharacterized protein LOC109142013: MLKPQQRGELLLCDSPPVFGKPWYWQRSSSTMESTRSLAQVIMEMRDEIKKLEEENRELRGGYGQRSFGAVPGEGSSVSAGAEQWVGMEENPYVNLRRNASAPVLERTYKENTVMTVRRYSISSNLSGVTMREGRTDRAQRSDSGWGRLQEEIQHGNGIFGNTTKGEVATNRHSLQEYVHKNRSKVKTVTFLLPVDDIYTNRPVLTKHHEGPKITELASISETDS, translated from the exons ATGTTAAAGCCTCAGCAGCGCGGTGAGCTTCTCCTGTGTGACTCCCCGCCGGTTTTTGGGAAGCCGTGGTACTggcagcgcagcagcagcaccatggAGAGCACCCGCAGCCTGGCGCAGGTCATCATGGAGATGCGCGATGAAATcaagaagctggaggaggagaaccGAGAGCTGCGAGGAGGCTACGGCCAGCGGTCATTTGGGGCCGTGCCAGGTGAAGGCAGCTCGGTATCTGCAGGAGCAGAGCAGTGGGTAGGAATGGAGGAAAACCCCTATGTGAACCTGAGGAGAAATGCATCTGCGCCAGTCCTGGAGAGAACATACAAAG agaaCACTGTCATGACTGTCCGAAGGTACTCCATAAGCTCCAACCTGTCTGGGGTCACCAtgagagaggggaggacagaCAGGGCACAGCGGAGTGACTCTGGTTGGGGAAGACTACAAGAAGAAATTCAGCATGGAAACGGCATCTTTGGTAACACAACTAAAGGAGAAGTGGCAACCAACAGGCACTCCCTGCAGGAATATGTACACAAAAACAG ATCCAAAGTAAAAACTGTCACGTTCCTTCTACCCGTGGATGACATTTACACCAACCGGCCGGTTCTCACCAAGCACCACGAGGGGCCTAAGATCACCGAGCTGGCTTCAATAAGTGAGACAGATTcttga